A genomic stretch from Telopea speciosissima isolate NSW1024214 ecotype Mountain lineage chromosome 7, Tspe_v1, whole genome shotgun sequence includes:
- the LOC122668023 gene encoding subtilisin-like protease SBT1.5, which produces MAHSLAVTPPYSLLLSMTLTFFFFFFFTSVCFSVSDAVKPKTFIVRVQHDAKPSVFSTHKHWYESSLKSISSQISPDDTTTSVASDVGSRIIHTYQTVFHGFSAKLSPSEAQRLQDVTGVLAVIPEQVRHLQTTRSPQFLGLKTGDSSGLLKESDFGSDLVIGVIDTGIWPERKSFNDRDLGPVPNKWKGECVVSKDFTATSCNRKLIGARFFCSGYEATNGKMNETTEYRSPRDSDGHGTHTASIAAGRYVFPASTLGYASGIAAGMAPKARLAAYKVCWTAGCYDSDILAAFDAAVSDGVDVVSLSVGGVVVPYYLDSIAIGAFGAADHGVFVSASAGNGGPGGLTVTNVAPWVTTVGAGSIDRDFPADVKLGDGRVVSGVSVYSGPGLATDTLYPLIYAGTEGGDGYSASLCLEGSLDPNVVRGKIVLCDRGINSRAAKGEVVKKAGGVGMILANGVFDGEGLVADCHVLPATAVGASGGDEIRKYISAANSGNKNGRATSTATATITFRGTRLGTSPAPVVASFSARGPNPESPEILKPDVIAPGLNILAAWPEGIGPSGLPSDKRNTEFNILSGTSMACPHVSGLAALLKAAHPEWSPAAIRSALMTTAYVIDSRGGTMLDESSGNSSTVMDYGAGHVDPQKAMDPGLVYDISTYDYVDFLCNSNYSEKNIQAVTRKNADCRGARQAGHVGNLNYPSLTAVFQEEQGRRKMSTHFIRTVTNVGEPKSVYQVTVKPPSGTTVTVQPEKLVFRRVGQKLSFLVRVKAIAVKLSPGSSTMTSGSLAWSDGKRVVTNPIVITMQQPL; this is translated from the coding sequence ATGGCACACTCTCTAGCTGTCACCCCTCCCTACTCACTTCTTCTTTCTATGACtcttaccttcttcttcttcttcttcttcacttccgtCTGTTTCTCTGTTTCAGATGCAGTGAAACCCAAAACCTTCATTGTTCGCGTCCAACACGACGCCAAACCCTCGGTTTTCTCCACTCACAAGCACTGGTACGAGTCTTCCCTCAAATCCATCTCTTCTCAAATCTCCCCTGACGACACCACCACCTCTGTTGCTTCTGATGTGGGAAGCCGTATCATCCACACCTATCAAACCGTCTTCCACGGTTTTTCTGCAAAGCTCTCTCCTTCCGAGGCTCAGAGGCTCCAAGACGTCACCGGAGTACTCGCCGTCATTCCTGAACAGGTCCGCCATCTCCAAACCACGCGATCCCCTCAGTTCCTGGGCTTGAAAACCGGGGACAGCTCTGGTTTGCTCAAGGAGTCCGACTTCGGCTCAGATCTTGTGATTGGAGTCATCGACACTGGAATCTGGCCCGAAAGGAAGAGCTTCAACGATCGGGACCTGGGCCCCGTTCCCAATAAATGGAAAGGAGAGTGCGTCGTCTCCAAGGACTTCACCGCCACCTCGTGCAACCGGAAATTGATAGGGGCTAGGTTTTTCTGCAGCGGCTATGAGGCGACCAACGGTAAGATGAACGAGACTACGGAGTACCGTTCTCCCAGAGACTCCGACGGTCACGGTACCCACACCGCCTCCATCGCCGCTGGCAGGTACGTCTTCCCTGCCTCCACTTTGGGTTACGCGAGTGGCATCGCTGCTGGGATGGCTCCTAAGGCTCGCCTCGCCGCTTACAAGGTCTGCTGGACTGCTGGTTGTTACGACTCCGACATTCTTGCTGCATTCGACGCCGCCGTGTCTGACGGGGTCGACGTCGTATCACTCAGTGTCGGTGGAGTCGTGGTGCCCTACTACCTTGACTCTATCGCTATCGGTGCATTTGGCGCTGCCGACCACGGTGTGTTCGTCTCTGCTTCCGCTGGAAACGGCGGTCCAGGTGGGCTCACAGTCACCAATGTCGCACCCTGGGTCACAACAGTGGGCGCCGGCTCTATCGACAGAGACTTTCCCGCCGATGTGAAGCTCGGCGACGGCAGGGTAGTCTCCGGCGTCAGTGTCTACAGCGGCCCGGGTTTGGCTACGGACACGCTCTATCCGCTAATCTACGCAGGAACCGAAGGCGGGGACGGTTACTCCGCCTCACTCTGCTTGGAAGGTTCATTGGATCCGAACGTGGTGAGAGGGAAGATCGTGTTGTGCGACAGAGGAATCAACTCCAGAGCTGCCAAAGGGGAGGTGGTGAAGAAGGCTGGTGGGGTCGGGATGATATTGGCCAACGGCGTCTTCGATGGGGAAGGTTTGGTGGCCGACTGCCACGTATTGCCGGCTACTGCAGTCGGGGCCTCTGGAGGAGATGAGATACGGAAGTACATCAGCGCGGCCAACAGTGGAAATAAAAATGGACGGGCTACGTCGACGGCGACGGCGACGATAACCTTTAGGGGAACCCGTCTGGGGACCAGCCCAGCCCCAGTGGTGGCATCGTTCTCTGCCAGAGGACCAAACCCGGAGTCCCCGGAGATACTAAAACCAGACGTCATAGCGCCGGGATTGAACATACTGGCGGCCTGGCCGGAGGGGATAGGGCCGTCGGGTCTACCGTCGGACAAACGAAATACGGAGTTCAATATACTGTCGGGGACGTCCATGGCGTGCCCACATGTGTCTGGGCTGGCGGCGCTGCTGAAAGCAGCTCACCCGGAGTGGAGCCCAGCGGCCATCCGATCGGCTCTGATGACCACGGCGTATGTGATTGACAGTCGAGGTGGAACGATGCTGGATGAATCCTCGGGGAATTCCTCAACGGTGATGGATTACGGAGCAGGGCATGTGGATCCACAGAAGGCCATGGATCCGGGTCTGGTCTATGACATCTCCACCTACGACTACGTGGAttttctctgcaactccaaCTACTCGGAGAAGAACATCCAAGCTGTTACCAGGAAGAACGCCGATTGCAGGGGAGCCCGACAGGCGGGACACGTGGGCAATCTGAACTACCCATCATTGACGGCAGTTTTCCAGGAGGAGCAAGGGCGGAGGAAGATGTCGACACACTTCATCAGGACGGTGACCAACGTGGGAGAACCCAAATCGGTATATCAAGTGACGGTGAAGCCTCCGAGTGGGACCACGGTAACGGTGCAGCCAGAGAAACTGGTTTTCAGGAGAGTAGGTCAGAAGTTGAGTTTTCTGGTGAGGGTGAAGGCCATAGCCGTCAAGCTTTCCCCTGGGAGCTCTACCATGACCAGTGGCTCGCTGGCATGGTCTGATGGGAAGCGTGTTGTTACCAACCCTATTGTGATTACAATGCAGCAGCCTTTATGA